A single genomic interval of Lathyrus oleraceus cultivar Zhongwan6 chromosome 7, CAAS_Psat_ZW6_1.0, whole genome shotgun sequence harbors:
- the LOC127107150 gene encoding pentatricopeptide repeat-containing protein At3g04130, mitochondrial: MVLKFLKVTSMQSIYHRVVLVRDPFCICCPRTFVSSLATRHPGDEVGNFCCKEQSQDVTRYVDILTAKIGKGGSEEDILLSLIGDEVVNGIHPSQNLVNRLLCRYKDDWKSALGIFKWASSHTHFKHSQESYDMMVDILGRMKVMGKMKEILEEMRQESLVTLDTIAKVMRRFVGAKQWKDAVRIFDDLQFLGLEKNTESMNVLLDTLCKEKFVKQALDIYLELKHHIAPSAHTFNILIHGWCKIRRVEEALWTIQEMKGYGCRPCVISYSTIIQCYCEEQNFDQVYELLDEMQAQNCSPNVVTYTTIMCALAKAEKIDEALQVVDRMSSIGCKPDTLFYNSFIYTLGRAGRIDDAMHVFKVAMPKAGVTPNTSTYNSLISMFCYYAREERAFGILKEMEESGLFKPDIQTYHPLIKSCFKMRQIDSLLNDILNDMINKYHIGLDLSTYTLLIHGLCRADRCKWAFDLFEEMVDQDIVPMYRTCRLLLDEVKQKNMYQAVEKIEILMKNL, encoded by the coding sequence ATGGTTCTCAAGTTTCTTAAAGTCACCTCCATGCAGTCAATATATCACCGTGTTGTTCTTGTTCGCGACCCGTTTTGCATATGTTGTCCACGAACTTTCGTTTCTTCTCTAGCAACTCGTCACCCTGGAGACGAAGTTGGTAACTTTTGTTGTAAAGAACAATCTCAAGATGTTACGAGATATGTAGACATTCTTACTGCAAAAATTGGCAAAGGAGGCAGCGAGGAAGACATTCTCCTGTCTCTAATCGGTGATGAAGTTGTAAATGGTATTCATCCGTCTCAAAACCTTGTTAATAGGTTGCTATGTCGGTATAAGGATGATTGGAAGTCTGCATTGGGGATATTCAAATGGGCTAGTTCGCATACACACTTTAAACATTCTCAAGAATCGTATGATATGATGGTAGATATATTGGGTAGAATGAAGGTAATGGGAAAGATGAAAGAGATCTTAGAAGAAATGCGTCAAGAGAGTCTCGTCACCCTCGATACTATAGCCAAAGTAATGAGAAGATTTGTTGGGGCAAAACAGTGGAAAGATGCGGTGAGGATATTTGATGACTTACAGTTTCTCGGCTTAGAGAAGAATACAGAATCCATGAATGTGTTGCTTGATACTCTCTGCAAAGAGAAATTTGTTAAGCAAGCCCTTGATATTTACTTGGAACTGAAGCATCACATTGCTCCAAGTGCTCACACGTTCAACATATTGATTCATGGATGGTGCAAAATCCGACGTGTTGAGGAGGCACTTTGGACAATCCAAGAAATGAAAGGTTACGGTTGTCGCCCTTGTGTTATAAGTTATTCCACCATCATCCAATGTTATTGTGAAGAACAGAATTTTGACCAGGTCTATGAACTTCTTGATGAAATGCAAGCTCAAAATTGCTCTCCCAATGTGGTCACTTACACTACTATCATGTGTGCTCTGGCAAAAGCAGAAAAAATCGACGAAGCTTTGCAAGTAGTTGATAGAATGAGCTCTATCGGATGTAAGCCTGATACTCTTTTTTACAATTCGTTCATTTATACGTTGGGGAGAGCAGGCAGAATAGATGATGCTATGCATGTATTCAAAGTTGCGATGCCGAAGGCCGGTGTGACCCCAAATACATCCACCTATAATTCATTGATTTCTATGTTTTGTTACTATGCACGAGAAGAGAGAGCTTTTGGCATTCTGAAGGAGATGGAAGAGTCCGGCCTATTTAAGCCTGATATTCAGACTTATCATCCATTGATCAAGTCATGCTTTAAAATGAGGCAAATAGATAGTTTATTGAATGATATACTAAATGACATGATAAATAAGTATCATATTGGTCTTGATCTTTCAACCTATACACTGCTAATTCACGGGCTTTGTAGAGCAGATAGATGCAAGTGGGCATTCGATCTGTTTGAGGAGATGGTTGATCAAGATATAGTACCTATGTATAGAACTTGCCGTTTGCTCTTGGATGAAGTCAAACAGAAAAATATGTATCAAGCTGTTGAGAAAATTGAGATTCTTATGAAGAACCTTTAA
- the LOC127107151 gene encoding DNA replication complex GINS protein PSF2 isoform X4 has product MAGQSNHELSLFSAEELEFIAEDEIVDIVPNLKMDPLCLVSGDFGPFTPQIVTQVPLWLAIALKRRGKCSIVPPQWMSVEKLTQVLEEERDSQEMSEHLPFHYVEISRLLFDHARDNIPDAYMVRSLIEDIRDVRFHKVETDLEGFNGFTIAVKIKNLSAMEVNIVRPFIGRALQAFYKHDSPELIPDPERVSERRPQVAQNAPRRQLRR; this is encoded by the exons ATGGCTGGGCAATCGAACCATGAACTATCACTCTTTTCAGCAGAGGAG CTTGAATTCATTGCTGAGGATGAGATCGTTGACATCGTTCCTAATCTCAAAATGGATCCTCTCTGCCTAGTTTCT GGAGATTTTGGTCCATTTACGCCACAGATTGTTACTCAAGTACCACTTTGGTTGGCAATTGCTCTCAAGAGGAGAGGCAAGTGCTCCATTGTCCCTCCCCAATGGATGTCTGTTG AGAAGTTGACACAAGTGTTGGAAGAAGAGCGAGACTCTCAAGAGATGTCAGAGCATTTGCCATTTCATTATGTAGAAATTTCAAGACTTCTTTTTGACCA TGCACGTGACAACATTCCTGATGCATACATG GTGAGGTCTTTAATTGAGGACATCAGAGATGTAAGGTTTCATAAAGTTGAGACTGACTTGGAAGGATTCAATGGTTTTACAATAGCTGTGAAG ATTAAAAATTTATCTGCAATGGAAGTGAATATTGTTCGTCCATTTATTGGAAGAGCTTTACAAGCATTTTACAAGCATGATTCTCCAGAGTTAATCCCAGACCCAGAGCGAGTTTCTGAAAGACGACCGCAAGTTGCCCAGAATGCCCCTAGA
- the LOC127107151 gene encoding DNA replication complex GINS protein PSF2 isoform X1, with protein MAGQSNHELSLFSAEELEFIAEDEIVDIVPNLKMDPLCLVSGDFGPFTPQIVTQVPLWLAIALKRRGKCSIVPPQWMSVEKLTQVLEEERDSQEMSEHLPFHYVEISRLLFDHARDNIPDAYMVRSLIEDIRDVRFHKVETDLEGFNGFTIAVKIKNLSAMEVNIVRPFIGRALQAFYKHDSPELIPDPERVSERRPQVAQNAPRRQLRR; from the exons ATGGCTGGGCAATCGAACCATGAACTATCACTCTTTTCAGCAGAGGAG CTTGAATTCATTGCTGAGGATGAGATCGTTGACATCGTTCCTAATCTCAAAATGGATCCTCTCTGCCTAGTTTCT GGAGATTTTGGTCCATTTACGCCACAGATTGTTACTCAAGTACCACTTTGGTTGGCAATTGCTCTCAAGAGGAGAGGCAAGTGCTCCATTGTCCCTCCCCAATGGATGTCTGTTG AGAAGTTGACACAAGTGTTGGAAGAAGAGCGAGACTCTCAAGAGATGTCAGAGCATTTGCCATTTCATTATGTAGAAATTTCAAGACTTCTTTTTGACCA TGCACGTGACAACATTCCTGATGCATACATG GTGAGGTCTTTAATTGAGGACATCAGAGATGTAAGGTTTCATAAAGTTGAGACTGACTTGGAAGGATTCAATGGTTTTACAATAGCTGTGAAG ATTAAAAATTTATCTGCAATGGAAGTGAATATTGTTCGTCCATTTATTGGAAGAGCTTTACAAGCATTTTACAAGCATGATTCTCCAGAGTTAATCCCAGACCCAGAGCGAGTTTCTGAAAGACGACCGCAAGTTGCCCAGAATGCCCCTAGA AGGCAACTACGAAGATAG